The DNA region ACCGTCGAGGATGTGGGGATATGCCTGGGGCAGGCGGTCCGACAGGCGCTGGGCTCTGGTGAGGGCATACGGCGTTACGGGTGGGCTATCCTCCCCATGGACGAGACCCTCGCCACCGTCGCCCTGGACCTTGGGGGGCGCCCCTACCTCTCCTTTTCAATCCCGACTCTCGACGGGGGGATGGGGGATTTCTCCATGGAGCTTCTTCCTGAGTTCTTTCAGGCGTTCTGCAATAACGCCGGGGCCAACATGCACATCAGGGTCGATTCGGGACGCAACCGCCACCATGTGGCCGAGGCGATATACAAGGCTTTCTCCAAAACCCTGGACCAGGCGGTCAGTGTTGACCCGAGGGTTAAAGGGGTTCCGTCCACCAAGGGGATGTTGATTGAAACGTGAGGGCGGAACCTGGAACCCGGGAAA from Deltaproteobacteria bacterium includes:
- the hisB gene encoding imidazoleglycerol-phosphate dehydratase HisB, with the protein product MRRGEVQRETKETRVELSISLDGSGLSEVSTGVPFLDHMLELVARHGLFDLRVRADGDLDVDAHHTVEDVGICLGQAVRQALGSGEGIRRYGWAILPMDETLATVALDLGGRPYLSFSIPTLDGGMGDFSMELLPEFFQAFCNNAGANMHIRVDSGRNRHHVAEAIYKAFSKTLDQAVSVDPRVKGVPSTKGMLIET